One Tunturibacter gelidoferens genomic region harbors:
- a CDS encoding DUF6923 family protein: MFGKSLSGKNLLSNGLCLFIALAMTGVLPSKGVLAATPAADEDDQTRHVFYTIASPPGVREMWAIEVTGGKITTTDIGPIKTGCATLAMSPSGTPLSMCGKLFGTQQLTSFDKKTGLATLFGVPVPGLAVMAMAFGPDGTLYAVGGCYPNGDPNDLNTDCSGSDPNFNSLYRVNEFTGDFTRIGPTGAPQYFMGLAFDRHGNLYGVTTTLNPSYVPAILYRINPETGAATKIVNLVGSNTVMGLAFARDGKLYATDFTGASGLYVIDPKTGFESAVAAMPFGLSTGLVLADPLPQPEDRN, encoded by the coding sequence ATGTTCGGAAAATCACTCTCAGGAAAAAACCTGCTATCGAATGGCTTGTGCCTGTTCATCGCGTTAGCAATGACAGGTGTTCTACCGTCCAAAGGCGTCCTGGCGGCGACTCCCGCGGCTGATGAAGACGATCAAACCAGACATGTCTTCTATACTATTGCTTCTCCTCCTGGAGTGAGGGAAATGTGGGCGATTGAAGTGACCGGCGGGAAGATCACCACGACCGACATTGGACCAATCAAAACGGGCTGCGCCACGCTGGCGATGTCGCCCTCCGGGACACCACTCAGCATGTGCGGCAAACTTTTTGGGACCCAGCAGCTCACCAGTTTCGATAAGAAAACCGGACTGGCCACGCTGTTCGGTGTTCCCGTTCCCGGGCTCGCCGTCATGGCCATGGCTTTCGGTCCCGATGGGACTCTATACGCGGTTGGAGGTTGTTACCCGAACGGTGACCCGAACGATCTGAACACCGACTGCTCCGGCTCAGACCCGAATTTCAACTCGCTGTATAGGGTCAATGAGTTTACCGGGGACTTTACCCGCATCGGTCCAACGGGCGCTCCTCAATACTTTATGGGCCTAGCATTCGATCGTCACGGGAACCTGTACGGTGTGACGACCACTCTCAACCCTTCTTATGTTCCTGCGATCCTGTATCGCATCAATCCCGAAACCGGCGCAGCCACGAAGATCGTTAATCTGGTGGGAAGTAACACCGTGATGGGGTTGGCTTTCGCCCGGGACGGCAAATTGTATGCGACCGACTTCACTGGTGCCTCCGGTCTTTATGTGATCGATCCCAAAACAGGTTTTGAGAGTGCGGTCGCCGCCATGCCCTTTGGTCTTTCCACCGGTCTCGTGTTGGCGGACCCACTTCCCCAGCCGGAAGATCGTAACTGA
- a CDS encoding SDR family oxidoreductase — protein MSGHKKLQGKIAVITGGTTGIGLATAKLFVKEGAYVFITGRRHKELDEAVKAIGSNVTGVQGDIAKLTDLDRLYEAVAAKGRIDVVFANAGVAEFAPLGKITEEHFDKLFDINVKGTLFTVQKSLPLMNDGGSIILNGSVASVKGTAAFGVYGATKAALRSFVRTWTSDLKDRHIRSNVISPGPTDTPVIDGQPADAIARIVSTIPMGRMGRPDEIAKAALFLASDDSSFVTGIELFVDGGRGQV, from the coding sequence ATGAGCGGACATAAGAAGCTGCAAGGAAAAATAGCAGTGATTACTGGTGGCACAACCGGGATCGGGTTGGCTACGGCGAAGCTCTTTGTAAAAGAGGGCGCCTATGTCTTCATAACAGGCCGCCGCCATAAAGAACTCGACGAGGCAGTGAAAGCAATTGGCAGCAATGTCACTGGCGTTCAGGGAGACATTGCCAAACTAACGGACCTTGATCGTCTCTATGAGGCTGTCGCGGCCAAGGGAAGGATCGATGTCGTCTTCGCGAATGCCGGCGTCGCTGAATTTGCTCCACTCGGCAAAATCACTGAAGAGCATTTTGACAAGCTCTTCGACATCAACGTCAAGGGAACGCTATTCACTGTGCAGAAATCGTTACCGCTGATGAACGATGGTGGTTCGATTATTCTCAACGGCTCAGTCGCGAGCGTGAAAGGCACGGCCGCCTTCGGCGTTTATGGCGCAACGAAGGCAGCTCTCCGTTCTTTCGTCCGAACCTGGACCTCGGATCTCAAGGACCGTCATATTCGTTCCAACGTCATTAGTCCAGGACCGACCGATACGCCGGTTATCGATGGGCAACCTGCAGACGCAATTGCACGAATCGTGTCCACCATCCCCATGGGACGCATGGGACGACCCGATGAAATTGCTAAAGCCGCGCTTTTTCTGGCGTCCGATGATTCCAGTTTCGTCACGGGTATCGAGCTGTTCGTCGATGGCGGCAGAGGGCAAGTCTGA
- a CDS encoding TetR/AcrR family transcriptional regulator has translation MMKEAGLTVGGFYKHFDSRDELVAEALGDAFGVWQRQKEAGASSGQPLSFEKLIDDYVSDAHRKNPGAGCAFSALAPEIARSDKRTRALTSDQVEADLDLLVGLLPGRDKRAARSKAILTFSALVGAMSLARAVSDEALSHEILKTVANLLKHPA, from the coding sequence TTGATGAAGGAAGCGGGCCTGACGGTAGGCGGCTTCTATAAGCACTTCGACTCTCGTGACGAACTCGTGGCGGAGGCACTCGGCGATGCATTCGGTGTCTGGCAGCGACAAAAGGAAGCTGGCGCATCCAGCGGGCAGCCGCTCTCCTTCGAGAAGCTTATCGACGATTATGTGAGCGATGCGCACCGCAAGAATCCCGGTGCAGGCTGTGCCTTCAGTGCATTGGCCCCGGAAATCGCTCGCAGCGATAAGCGGACTCGTGCGCTCACCTCTGATCAAGTCGAGGCCGATCTTGATTTGCTTGTCGGGTTGCTGCCAGGTAGGGATAAGCGCGCGGCAAGATCGAAGGCGATCCTGACGTTCAGCGCTCTTGTCGGAGCGATGTCGCTGGCCCGCGCCGTATCGGATGAGGCGCTTTCGCACGAAATCCTGAAGACGGTGGCCAACCTTCTAAAGCATCCCGCCTGA
- a CDS encoding alkene reductase produces MSNQPLFTAYRMGDLDLPNRIVMAPLTRMRAQSHDHVPTALQAGYYAQRASAGVIIAEATAISPEGFGWADTPGLWTEEQVRGWRRVTKAVHATGGRIIAQLWHTGAISHPELRDGAQPVSASNVDPGQISVTRTGRKPTVTPRPLTKQEIQVTVADFGRAARNAMEAGFDGVQILANYLYLISQFLNATTNLRQDEYGGRQENRSRFLFEVVESVLGEVDAQQVGVKISPMHEGGAFQANAETLPVTEYAIRKLSTYNLSHLLLMGNTTDFSGTPLEKLAGDGMFQHFRPLYNGTLIANVNMDRERGNRLISEGLADLIAFGRPYIANPDLVERFVENVPLAEVDWDTVYGSGPRGYSDYPTYQPSELTRS; encoded by the coding sequence ATGTCGAATCAGCCGCTTTTTACAGCATATCGGATGGGAGACCTGGATCTTCCTAACCGCATCGTCATGGCCCCTCTTACTCGGATGCGCGCGCAATCACACGATCATGTGCCTACTGCGTTGCAGGCGGGTTATTACGCGCAGCGTGCTTCAGCCGGAGTAATCATCGCCGAGGCCACCGCGATTAGCCCGGAAGGATTTGGCTGGGCCGATACGCCGGGACTGTGGACGGAAGAGCAGGTCCGCGGATGGCGACGCGTCACGAAGGCCGTCCATGCGACCGGTGGTCGCATCATTGCGCAACTTTGGCACACCGGCGCAATCTCGCATCCGGAATTACGGGACGGCGCGCAGCCCGTGTCCGCATCCAACGTCGATCCAGGCCAGATCTCGGTCACGCGGACCGGAAGGAAGCCTACGGTAACACCGCGGCCCCTGACAAAGCAGGAGATTCAAGTCACGGTTGCGGACTTCGGGCGAGCTGCTCGAAACGCGATGGAAGCCGGCTTCGATGGTGTCCAGATCCTCGCCAACTATCTCTATTTGATCTCACAGTTTCTAAATGCCACCACCAACCTGCGTCAAGACGAGTATGGCGGGCGCCAGGAAAATCGTTCGCGCTTTCTCTTCGAGGTCGTTGAGTCGGTCCTGGGTGAGGTCGATGCACAACAGGTTGGAGTCAAGATCAGCCCGATGCACGAAGGCGGTGCATTTCAGGCCAACGCCGAAACTCTGCCCGTCACCGAATATGCAATTCGGAAGCTGAGTACCTACAATCTTTCGCACTTGTTGCTCATGGGCAATACCACCGACTTCTCCGGAACTCCACTCGAAAAGTTGGCCGGGGATGGTATGTTCCAGCATTTCCGCCCTCTCTATAACGGGACGTTGATCGCCAACGTGAATATGGATCGCGAGCGCGGGAACCGGCTTATCTCAGAAGGATTGGCCGACCTGATCGCGTTTGGCCGTCCCTACATCGCAAATCCCGACCTGGTTGAGAGGTTTGTAGAGAACGTCCCTCTCGCTGAGGTTGATTGGGACACAGTCTACGGCTCGGGGCCGCGTGGCTATTCCGACTACCCAACCTACCAGCCATCAGAACTCACACGGAGCTGA
- a CDS encoding DUF427 domain-containing protein: MDTKSSKGKDVKIPGPDHPITISLTEGKVRITVAGKIVAESTRALLLEEKGYPPVYYLPRNDADMSLLARTTHYTYCPYKGDCTYYSIPSGGAKSEYAVWTYEKPYEAVADIKEHLAFYPSRVDAIEVIS, encoded by the coding sequence ATGGATACCAAGTCGAGTAAAGGTAAAGATGTCAAGATTCCCGGGCCTGACCATCCCATCACAATTTCTCTTACTGAGGGCAAGGTCCGTATAACGGTTGCCGGGAAGATCGTCGCTGAATCGACACGAGCACTTCTGCTGGAGGAGAAGGGGTACCCACCCGTCTACTACCTGCCGCGCAACGATGCGGACATGTCGCTTCTCGCTCGGACAACGCACTACACCTATTGTCCGTATAAAGGTGATTGCACGTACTACAGCATTCCCAGTGGTGGAGCGAAGTCAGAATATGCCGTTTGGACCTACGAAAAGCCTTACGAAGCAGTCGCCGACATTAAAGAGCATCTGGCGTTTTATCCCTCGCGTGTCGACGCAATCGAAGTCATATCGTAA
- a CDS encoding protein kinase domain-containing protein yields MELRPADRAAFLDRECASDPSLREDVDEMLSIEGKLDPNFLESPAAQQVALPGSTAPGNTMLEAGTRLGPYEVQALLGAGGMGEVYRGRDTRLNRTVAIKVIPRALSSDSFRQQRFEREARAISALQHPNICTLHDVGQQDGTPFLVMEYLEGQTLARRLQKGRLSLELTLRYAAEVADALEAAHRRGIVHRDLKPANVFVTTHGESKVLDFGLAKLDESGPESDTSAETARDQKILSTPGVAMGTAPYMSPEQARGEDLDARTDIFSLGAVLYEMATGKMAFHGKTTTLVHKAILDETPPPPSRVVSALPKALDHVVSKALEKDRDLRYQSAADLRADLNRLKRDTGSGKVVTTDPTPKPGSQAKRKMLLSWLLPGAAVLVSVVIAVWYMHRPPPPPRISEYTQMTFDGHGKRAGGTDGIRLYYSLDEQGGIQQIALSGGVSEPISVELQNAVLLPGCLSPDGSRMLAWPFGVWDKKPTKSVSIVRVPGGSVRYLTDAVAVTWSPDGESVGYSTADGDINLIRSDGTGVRTLARVGGSGIDGLSWSPDGKTMRFFKDGRPWEMSSNGSNLHELLHNWRPSYASCCGQWTPDGEFFIFMAGDQPSGHQIWALDDRLGLFRQHPAEPVKLTSGPLYWGDPLPSRDGKKIFADGFTFRGELVRFDSKSGKFEPFLKGISAQFVDFSKDGKSVVYVSFPEGVLLRANLDGTKPVQLSDPPMYPVLPRWSPDGSQILFMADTPGGQSEAYIISSSGGTPRLLLPEDKGAQDAPNWSPDGRRIAFSRGPDRNVPGMIYILDLATHHVSTLPGSEGFSAPQWSPDGRFVEVQADDALGLKIFDLVTQQAWVLQIGREAIWHVWSRDSRFIFFVSLHGNPGVFRIPLKGGMPELVIDLKDFRYARGPWMALDTTDAPLMLRYSGTDDIYALTLEKK; encoded by the coding sequence ATGGAACTGCGTCCAGCGGACCGGGCTGCGTTTCTTGACCGCGAATGCGCCTCCGATCCGTCGCTGCGTGAGGACGTCGACGAGATGCTCTCCATCGAAGGCAAGCTCGATCCGAACTTTCTGGAGTCTCCGGCAGCACAGCAGGTCGCACTCCCCGGGTCGACTGCCCCGGGCAACACCATGCTGGAGGCGGGAACTCGACTCGGGCCGTACGAGGTTCAGGCTCTCCTGGGTGCGGGAGGCATGGGCGAGGTGTACCGCGGGCGAGATACACGGCTCAATCGCACCGTTGCCATCAAAGTGATCCCGCGTGCGTTGTCTTCCGATTCATTTCGCCAGCAGAGATTCGAGCGGGAGGCACGGGCGATCTCGGCTCTTCAGCATCCCAACATTTGCACGTTGCATGACGTCGGTCAACAGGACGGAACACCATTCCTTGTAATGGAGTATCTGGAAGGTCAGACGCTCGCGAGGCGATTGCAGAAGGGCAGGCTTTCACTTGAGCTGACTCTCCGCTACGCGGCAGAGGTCGCCGATGCTCTTGAAGCCGCGCATCGGCGAGGCATTGTGCATCGCGACCTCAAACCGGCGAACGTCTTCGTCACGACCCACGGCGAATCGAAGGTACTGGACTTCGGACTAGCGAAACTGGACGAGTCGGGCCCCGAGTCGGATACGTCAGCCGAGACCGCAAGGGACCAGAAAATACTGTCAACGCCGGGCGTCGCGATGGGAACCGCGCCTTACATGTCGCCTGAACAGGCGAGGGGCGAAGACCTCGATGCACGGACAGATATTTTCTCCCTGGGTGCGGTGCTCTACGAGATGGCTACGGGAAAGATGGCGTTCCACGGCAAGACCACGACCCTGGTACACAAGGCCATTCTCGACGAAACACCACCTCCACCATCGAGGGTGGTTTCCGCTCTTCCGAAAGCCCTGGATCATGTCGTCAGCAAGGCGCTGGAGAAAGACCGCGATCTGCGCTACCAGAGCGCCGCCGACCTGCGCGCCGACCTGAACCGGCTCAAGCGCGACACTGGTTCGGGCAAAGTCGTGACGACAGACCCAACTCCAAAACCGGGTTCACAGGCAAAACGCAAAATGCTTTTGAGTTGGCTGCTGCCGGGCGCCGCCGTGCTCGTCAGCGTGGTCATCGCAGTCTGGTATATGCATCGCCCGCCTCCTCCGCCTCGAATCTCGGAATACACGCAAATGACGTTTGATGGTCACGGAAAGCGAGCGGGCGGGACCGACGGGATCAGACTGTATTATTCCCTGGACGAACAAGGCGGCATTCAGCAGATAGCTTTGTCAGGTGGAGTAAGCGAGCCGATCTCGGTTGAATTACAAAATGCCGTTCTATTGCCGGGCTGCCTCTCGCCGGATGGGTCCAGAATGCTTGCCTGGCCGTTTGGTGTATGGGACAAGAAGCCGACCAAATCGGTATCGATAGTTCGGGTACCCGGAGGCTCGGTTCGCTACCTGACAGACGCTGTAGCCGTGACCTGGTCGCCCGACGGAGAATCAGTGGGCTACTCTACGGCGGACGGCGATATAAACCTGATTCGAAGCGACGGAACAGGAGTTCGAACGCTGGCCCGCGTGGGTGGCAGCGGGATCGATGGACTCAGTTGGTCTCCCGACGGCAAAACGATGAGGTTTTTCAAGGACGGTCGGCCCTGGGAGATGTCCTCGAACGGCTCCAACCTTCATGAGTTGCTCCACAATTGGCGTCCCTCTTACGCGAGTTGTTGTGGTCAGTGGACCCCAGATGGCGAGTTTTTCATATTCATGGCTGGCGACCAGCCATCCGGCCACCAGATTTGGGCTCTCGACGATCGCCTGGGTCTGTTTCGCCAGCATCCCGCAGAGCCGGTCAAATTAACTTCAGGCCCACTTTATTGGGGAGATCCTCTTCCCAGCAGGGACGGAAAGAAGATCTTTGCGGATGGTTTCACTTTCCGCGGCGAACTTGTCCGGTTCGACTCGAAGTCCGGTAAGTTTGAGCCCTTCCTTAAGGGCATCTCAGCTCAGTTCGTTGACTTCTCCAAGGATGGCAAATCAGTTGTGTACGTTTCCTTCCCGGAAGGCGTCCTGTTGAGAGCTAACCTGGATGGCACCAAGCCGGTGCAACTCAGCGACCCTCCCATGTATCCCGTGCTGCCGCGCTGGTCGCCTGACGGCTCCCAAATCTTGTTTATGGCGGACACTCCGGGTGGCCAGTCTGAAGCTTATATCATCTCTTCTTCCGGCGGCACACCCCGGCTTCTCCTCCCCGAGGATAAGGGAGCGCAGGATGCTCCGAATTGGTCACCGGATGGACGGAGAATCGCATTCTCACGTGGGCCGGATAGGAATGTTCCAGGCATGATATACATCCTCGACCTCGCCACCCATCATGTGAGCACACTACCCGGATCGGAGGGGTTCTCCGCTCCACAGTGGTCTCCAGACGGTCGCTTCGTCGAGGTACAGGCGGACGACGCGCTCGGCCTGAAGATCTTTGATCTCGTGACGCAGCAAGCTTGGGTGCTGCAAATCGGTAGGGAAGCGATCTGGCACGTCTGGTCAAGGGATAGCCGATTCATCTTTTTTGTGAGCCTGCATGGCAATCCAGGCGTGTTTCGAATCCCTTTGAAGGGTGGAATGCCGGAACTAGTAATTGACCTGAAAGATTTCCGCTATGCAAGGGGCCCTTGGATGGCGCTTGACACGACAGATGCGCCTCTGATGCTTCGATACTCGGGGACCGACGATATTTATGCTCTCACTCTGGAGAAGAAATGA
- a CDS encoding SDR family NAD(P)-dependent oxidoreductase, giving the protein MTTLQNKTALVTGASRGIGRATALALAEAGAHILVHYSRSKQEAESLVAAIQAKGGRADAISADLGTPDGASSLTKQVRSIIGDRLDVLVLNAGISKLARIEDHTIEDFDNLFATNVRGPFFVVQQLLSVLGEGSNIVVISSAVARTVVGKPALENPSILAYAATKGALETLVKNWAAILGPGGIRVNAVAPGVIDTDMSNFTKTEVGREAALGMQALKRLGKPEDVADVVAFVASDAARWITGASIPVDGGSKL; this is encoded by the coding sequence ATGACTACACTTCAAAACAAAACGGCGCTCGTGACGGGCGCATCGAGAGGAATTGGGCGCGCGACAGCACTGGCGCTTGCTGAGGCTGGGGCACACATCCTGGTTCACTACAGCCGCTCAAAACAGGAAGCAGAGTCTCTCGTGGCCGCGATTCAAGCTAAGGGCGGCCGTGCAGATGCTATCTCAGCGGATCTGGGAACTCCGGACGGTGCTTCGTCTCTCACCAAACAGGTGCGCTCCATCATCGGCGATCGACTAGATGTGCTTGTACTCAACGCCGGAATCAGCAAGCTTGCCCGCATCGAGGATCACACGATAGAGGATTTTGACAACCTCTTTGCGACAAACGTCCGAGGTCCGTTCTTCGTGGTTCAGCAACTCCTGTCCGTTCTAGGCGAGGGTTCGAACATCGTTGTTATCTCTTCTGCTGTAGCCCGTACAGTGGTCGGTAAGCCTGCGTTGGAAAATCCTTCCATTCTTGCCTATGCCGCGACCAAAGGGGCCCTGGAGACTCTGGTCAAGAACTGGGCTGCTATTCTCGGGCCGGGCGGCATTCGTGTAAATGCTGTCGCTCCAGGGGTCATCGACACGGATATGTCGAATTTCACCAAGACCGAAGTGGGACGCGAGGCTGCGCTGGGGATGCAGGCGCTGAAGCGGCTCGGTAAACCCGAGGATGTCGCCGATGTCGTCGCCTTTGTGGCGTCCGATGCGGCGCGCTGGATCACCGGTGCCAGTATTCCCGTGGATGGTGGTTCGAAGCTTTAA
- a CDS encoding quinone oxidoreductase family protein, with protein MRAMRAEQFSGYEALKLVELPKPTVTDGKVLVRITAAGVTPLDHTILVGDFHIPERPLILGNEGAGVVEEGGGADFPTGSRVMFWGTYGAFEDGTYCEWIAVRKEDLCLIPDNVDDVSAAGIPVAYLTAQVALSLAGFRCGKTVLAPAIGGSVGNAVTQLARALGAKHAISSTTNHAKAEQAKALGFNEVIDTSVEKLTDGVRRITDGYGADIIIDGIGGDVSSEAVKALAPGGSLITLGYSASRKTTIDVTSLIVSQTSIRGFNMFSQPQAIVADAWKSTASLLRPGAIKPIVAKTFPLAEATEALRYLVEGRPFGRVVLTV; from the coding sequence ATGCGTGCAATGAGAGCAGAGCAATTTAGCGGTTATGAAGCGTTGAAGCTCGTAGAGCTTCCAAAACCAACGGTCACCGACGGGAAGGTACTCGTGCGAATCACTGCTGCAGGTGTCACGCCGCTCGATCATACGATTCTCGTCGGCGATTTTCACATCCCGGAGAGGCCGCTCATCTTGGGCAACGAAGGAGCGGGCGTGGTGGAGGAGGGAGGCGGAGCGGATTTTCCCACTGGCTCGCGTGTGATGTTCTGGGGCACCTATGGCGCTTTTGAAGATGGGACCTATTGCGAGTGGATTGCTGTACGGAAGGAAGACCTCTGCTTGATTCCTGACAATGTCGATGACGTGAGTGCTGCTGGCATTCCAGTCGCATATCTCACAGCTCAAGTGGCTCTTTCTCTGGCAGGGTTTCGTTGCGGCAAGACTGTTCTGGCACCAGCGATCGGGGGATCGGTCGGCAACGCTGTAACGCAATTGGCCCGCGCTCTTGGAGCAAAGCACGCTATATCGAGCACGACCAATCATGCGAAAGCCGAGCAGGCGAAGGCACTCGGATTCAATGAGGTAATCGATACCTCCGTGGAAAAGTTAACTGACGGCGTACGTCGTATCACAGACGGCTACGGCGCAGACATCATCATCGACGGGATCGGCGGCGATGTGTCGAGCGAAGCCGTCAAAGCGCTTGCGCCGGGAGGAAGCCTCATAACGCTGGGGTATTCCGCAAGCCGCAAGACCACCATTGACGTGACAAGTCTCATTGTGTCGCAGACCAGCATCCGGGGTTTCAATATGTTCTCTCAGCCGCAGGCGATCGTTGCTGACGCCTGGAAATCTACTGCCTCTCTGCTTAGACCGGGTGCGATCAAACCGATCGTGGCTAAGACGTTCCCTCTGGCCGAAGCTACTGAGGCTCTGCGTTATCTCGTTGAAGGCCGCCCCTTCGGGAGGGTAGTTCTCACAGTCTGA
- a CDS encoding 3-oxoacyl-ACP reductase family protein has translation MSKLANKVALVTGGSRGIGAAIAKRLAADGANVAFTYAKDAGAAAAVVKAIELGGGKAVAIQADAVKVEAVKAAVEKTVATFGRLDVLVNNAGTAIPKSFEEATLEEMDLVININIRGVFAATQAALKHLGDGGRIINVGSCVGERAAAPGLVPYAATKGAVKMFTQALSREVGSRGITVNNVQPGPIDTDLNPASGDWAVPQKAATALDRYGNVEEIAAMVAFVAGPESSYITGANLTVDGGMNA, from the coding sequence ATGTCTAAGTTAGCAAACAAAGTGGCACTTGTTACCGGCGGTTCCAGGGGTATTGGCGCAGCAATTGCGAAACGTCTGGCTGCAGATGGAGCAAACGTAGCCTTCACGTACGCCAAGGACGCTGGTGCGGCCGCGGCTGTAGTCAAGGCGATTGAGCTCGGCGGTGGAAAGGCCGTCGCGATCCAAGCAGACGCTGTTAAAGTCGAAGCGGTCAAAGCCGCGGTCGAAAAGACCGTCGCGACCTTCGGCCGGTTGGACGTACTTGTGAACAACGCTGGCACGGCCATTCCGAAATCGTTCGAAGAGGCGACTCTGGAAGAGATGGACCTCGTGATCAACATCAACATCCGTGGTGTATTCGCCGCGACTCAGGCGGCGCTTAAGCACTTGGGTGACGGTGGCCGAATCATCAACGTCGGTTCGTGCGTGGGCGAGCGTGCCGCTGCACCCGGTCTTGTGCCCTACGCGGCCACAAAGGGAGCCGTCAAAATGTTCACTCAGGCGCTGTCCAGAGAGGTCGGCAGCCGGGGCATCACGGTCAACAACGTGCAGCCGGGTCCGATCGATACGGATTTGAATCCCGCCTCGGGTGATTGGGCGGTACCGCAGAAGGCCGCCACAGCACTCGACCGCTATGGGAACGTTGAGGAGATCGCCGCAATGGTGGCGTTCGTCGCCGGTCCTGAATCCTCTTACATCACCGGTGCAAATCTGACCGTTGATGGCGGAATGAATGCCTAA
- a CDS encoding TetR/AcrR family transcriptional regulator, whose amino-acid sequence MGRPKRFSREVLEKAMPVFWKHGFADTSLQELEQATGVNKSGLYTEFRDKEDLFVACLQHYLDTQEKRGLLTTQPFGWNNVETFLKQGPYNKGDQQGCFSVNSMRELAILPGQTGEMMAEARTLLQRLLAMNIKPKKPGWLHPQLRRWCCPSFPDYASSAT is encoded by the coding sequence ATGGGACGTCCAAAGCGCTTTAGCCGGGAAGTGCTGGAGAAGGCGATGCCCGTCTTCTGGAAGCATGGGTTTGCGGACACGAGTCTCCAGGAACTGGAACAAGCCACAGGCGTGAACAAGTCAGGGCTGTATACCGAGTTTCGAGACAAGGAAGATTTGTTTGTAGCGTGTCTTCAGCACTACCTTGACACCCAGGAGAAGAGGGGGCTTCTTACCACTCAACCTTTTGGCTGGAACAACGTCGAGACGTTCCTCAAGCAGGGTCCCTACAACAAGGGAGACCAGCAGGGCTGCTTTTCCGTCAACTCTATGCGGGAACTCGCCATCCTACCCGGTCAAACCGGCGAGATGATGGCGGAAGCTCGAACACTGCTGCAGCGCCTTCTCGCTATGAATATCAAGCCGAAAAAACCAGGATGGCTCCATCCGCAATTGCGGAGATGGTGCTGTCCTTCTTTTCCGGATTATGCATCGAGCGCAACTTGA
- a CDS encoding nuclear transport factor 2 family protein, giving the protein MPKTTPEQNKAIVLEAFDTLFNKRDYAAAERFWSPKYIQHSAHIAPGREGLFTLVRATPDTLRYENQLIVAEGDYVIAHGRFTGMGRPAAWIAADVVRFEDGLLAEHWDVLQDEATQAESVSGLPMFGDTFPS; this is encoded by the coding sequence ATGCCAAAGACAACACCCGAACAAAACAAGGCGATCGTTCTCGAAGCCTTCGATACTCTCTTCAATAAACGCGACTACGCCGCAGCTGAACGCTTCTGGTCACCGAAGTACATTCAGCACAGCGCGCACATCGCTCCGGGACGCGAAGGGCTTTTTACTCTTGTCCGCGCGACCCCAGATACGCTGCGCTATGAAAACCAACTCATCGTCGCAGAAGGAGACTATGTCATCGCGCACGGCCGTTTCACCGGGATGGGGAGGCCCGCAGCCTGGATTGCCGCCGACGTTGTCCGATTCGAAGACGGTCTCTTGGCCGAGCACTGGGATGTATTGCAAGACGAAGCCACACAGGCAGAGTCCGTCAGCGGCCTTCCCATGTTTGGGGACACATTCCCTTCGTAA